aaacatTGTGAGCTTGCTAATTGGCCTTGTGTTGAGCAACTATGAACTTACACTCATGTCTACCAATGCCCAAATAAAAGGGCATCAGATGTGTTGAGTATATGCTTATGCAGCTGTCATTGGAATTTCATTGAACTGAAAAGGAAACATGATTATCTTAATAACTACATCTTTGTGAGTTTTAATGTATATGCTCACATTGATGCTTCTAGGCCACTGCTGACTTGTGAATATTTGCTTACATGAATGTTGCATTGGTAATTGTACTCTTAACATGGTGCTATGTGTGACAATCTAGGGAGTTATGATGACTCATGGGAATATTGTAGCTACCGCAGCAGCAGTTATGACAGTGATACCAGAACTGGGTAGCAAAGATATTTACTTGGCATACCTGCCTCTAGCTCATGTTTTTGAACTGGCAGCTGAGGTACAGTTCCATTGAATTCTTCTGGTTTCCTGCAGTAGTGACAATTACTCTAATAAGTGTAAATATATTATGGTTTCCAGACTGTGATGATGTCTGCGGGTTGTGCAATTGGTTATGGTTCAGCCTTGACTTTGACAGACACGTCTAATAAAATTCAGAAAGGAACAAAAGGAGACGCTTCTATGTTGAAGCCCACTCTCATGGCAACAGTTCCAGCTATTTTAGATCGTGTTCGAGATGGAGTTCTGAAACAGGTTTGATCCGCATCGACATAATTTGTTCTCATAGTTGGTTTTGTGGCTTGGTGTTTGATGCATCTCTGTAGGTTTGAGGAAAGTAGATAAACTATTAGTTCCACTCTTACCtaattattttctcatgctACAGGTTGAGGCCAAGGGAGGTTTAGCAAAGAAACTTTTCAACATTGGATATAAGCGACGACTGGCAGCTGTAGAAGGAAGTTGTTTTGGAGCTTGGGGACTGGAGAGAGTTTTCTGGGATGCCATTGTTTTCAAAAAGATCCGCTCTTTACTTGGGGGACACATCCGATTCATGCTCTGTGGTGGAGCTCCTTTATCTGGAGATACACAACGGTTTATCAACATCTGCATGGGGGCTCCTAATGGTTCTGTCATCTGAATTAGCTTGGTAGTTGGAagattttttctgttttcttctttttttgtttatattaatgTGGATGTTGGGATGGGGTTCCTATTGATAATGATGGTGAAAGGTTTAAGTTTCAGGCTAAATTTAAGAGTAAGATGTGCATTGGAGGAGCTCAATAGTCAAAATGATTCTAATTGTTCTCGATTTTGGTAGAGCCttataaaaatggaaatgattGAATGTAGACATTTCtagaaaattttatgaaaagatatttttgttAGACAATctattttcctaaaagtttaagcttgtaggatttgggcttATAATGTATATCATGTATTCCAACACTCTCCCTCATGTGCGACCTGATACCACACAGGTCTGCAAACAAACAAACCACAAACAGCCTCTTTTGGGCTTCATAAAGTGGGGAAATAAACATGGGGTGAGGTTCAAATACATGACCTCCCACCAAAtgaggctttgataccatgttagacaactaattttcctaaaaggtTTTGTCTAACATTTCTACTTGGGGTAATTAAATTGATAACTTGTTActtctcccccccccccccccccccccccgcctgcaaaaaaaaaaaaaaaaggaaaaagaaaaagcaaagcttgtgacAAATTATGCTGTCAGGCCATGTGGTCTCTGAACTATTTTAGGATGTCTGTCTCTGACATGATTTTTCTGGGTGCCATGCTAGTTAATAATTAAATGTAAATGGTCACTTGACAAAGACTCATGAATTTGTATCTAAAAGGAGCATTATTTTATGGTTCAGTGTGATGGAAGCTATCTAGAAGTTTAGACCTATACTAGGTAATTGTCTACCTCTAACAATGGGTATGTGGTTTATATTCTGTATGAATGCTCTTAGGGCTCCTATCGGTCAAGGATATGGTTTGACAGAAACATGTGCTGGAGCTACTTTTACAGAGCCAGATGACCCAAATGTGGGGCATGTTGGACCGCCCCTTCCTTGTGCCTATATCAAGGTATGCCATGGTGCTAATTATGATGAAAAAGATGACTGCGTTTCACTATCAGATAACTGTAAATTTCTTAAAGAAGATTATGATTGTCTTTTGGTACCTCTGAATGAGTGGACTTGGATTGCCTATTATTTCCTTTGTAAGTGGTTCCGGTTTGATGAAAACTTGATAATTTCAAGGAAATCAACAGCTTTTAGCAACTTCACTGAACAAAAATTGTACGTTATGTAGATTAGGTTACTCAGTTCCATTACACGCACAATCATGTGCTTGTATATATCgcaaaatgggaaaaatattttttattttacaaattcctatatatttctttatgatGGAACTCTGAAATCACCCCCTACTACTTTTTTGTAAAACAAGTGAaacctaaaaattgtttttatggtTCCTGCTATATTCATGAatatcttaaaaacaaaaaacattttgGTGTTTATCAGGTGCATTAAACAgaagttatatattttgaaaacttatcaaaacgaaaaaaagaagttatatattttgaaagctACACTGAtgcttttgtttaatttaattgattatatatatataaaagaagaaaatacacTTGGAATCTATGCTATcagcatttttagtttttgtacGCATTCAAGCACAGTAGTGTTTCCAGTTAGAATAATTCGAGGATTGAGAACCATTTTTCTCAATGGACATGTTTGGTTTGACATTGCAGCTTGTTTCTTGGGAAGAAGGTGGGTATAAGACATCTGACAAACCAATGCCCCGAGGAGAGGTTGTAGTCGGGGGGTATAGTATAACTGCTGGCTACtttaacaatgaagaaaaaacaaaggagGCGTACAAGGTAATAAGTAACTTCTTTTTGTGGATAGGTGCCTGTGTTGGCATTTGTATTTACTTTttgtgtatttatatatatatatatatgtgtgtgtatggGCATTTGTATTTACTTTttgtgtatttatatatatatatatatagatgtgtgtgtatgtatatatacatacacaaTACATATATACTTTCTTATAGTGCAACACTTCAACTTGTGAATAGCTGCGTTGGTGACATATCATCTGCCACAGGTTGATGAGAGGGGCATGCGCTGGTTTTATACTGGTGACATTGGACAGTTTCAACCTAATGGTTGCCTTGAAATAATTGACAGGAAGAAGGATATTGTTAAACTACAGCATGGAGAATATATCTCCCTTGGGAAGGTTTGTACTGGATTTGACTAGTACTTCTTGATTGAGGATACCCCTCCCTTTTTGGAAGTCACTCTTTATGTTTGTCCATGCTTTGCAGGTTGAGGCAGCACTGATGGGAAGTAACTATGTGGATAACATAATGGCATACGCAGATCCCTTGCACAATTATTGTGTAGCTCTGGTGGTCCCTTCACATCAGGTCCTCGAGAAGTGGGCTGAAGCAGCTGGCATCAAATACAAAGATTTTTCTGAGTTGTGTAACAAAGAAGAAACAGTTGGTGAAGTTCAACAATCCCTTTCCAAGGTTAGTCCATTTTCACTGAACCATGGGGATGTGTTCTGGAAACAGCATCATGAGTCCAGAGTTTTCATCCCTTTTTAACATAGATTTCAGAGACGTTGAACCCCCATTACTGTTTTTAGAGGAGGGCATGTGGACCTATACTGACAACTATAGTTCTGCTATTGTCCAGAGTAAAAAAGATAAGATTGTTTTGGCAGAAAATTGTTTCCGTTTTATGCCCTTGATGGGCTGGTCTAGTTCACTTGTATCATGCCATTAGTTGAAATGCATCAGCAtccatatttattatttaccaCCAGAGTGATACAACTCTCACCTGTAGCGTGGAGTTGGTGAAACATACTTCTTCCTATCTTTTGATATAGACAGGTCCTTTAtgggaaaacaattttcatgtCTATTGGATAATTCTTAATGGTTTTTCCAGGTGTAATTTGTAAAGGATATCAAGGGTGATGATTATAATGTATGCTGAAAAATATAACATAAGCACATTGTTTTCTGATTCAGTAAGTTTGTTGCCGAGTGCTGTTTTGTGATTCTGCAAATTCTTTATCACACTTATGTCCATGCAGGTGGCAAAAGCAGCAAAACTCGACAAGTTTGAAACCCCTGCAAAGATCAAGTTGGTGGCAGAGCAATGGACACCCGAGTCTGGGTTAGTTACTGCTGCTCTCAAATTAAAGAGGGAACAAATTAAGACCAAGTTCAAGGATGACCTTGTAAAGTTGTATGAACGAAGCATGTAATGGCTTGATGAGTTTTGCCACCTTTATTTACTTTAGTATTTCTCTGAAAACTGATATTTGTCACACTGAAGTACTTCCTTTCCcataaaatgacttatttgtATGCTTGTACCATTGCCTCTCGTTGAAGCTTGTTTTTCAATGCTAGTTGGTTCACTCTAAATCTGTGTTTGATACAAGTTTAACAAtgggatttcaaaattttcctgaTCAACTTCAATCGCACCCTTCTCGTGGTGGGAATGGGAGCCTTGATTCCTTCACTGTGCTGCACACTGGTCTGCAAATACGAAGTTCATTTTTGCTCGGATGAACTTGGGCTCAGTGAAACAGGCATTGCAGACAATGATGGCCGGAGGAGAAGATACAAAGCAGGACCCAAGAATGGAACCAGTGATAAGGGAAGAAGCCAAGAACCTTTGTCATACCTGCAAAGAGACTAAGTGAATATCGTGCCAAAGATTTGCTAAATTTATGTAAGTATTATGCACTTGGTTCTGGTAACTTACCATTTTCGAGCAGTCATATCATTGTACACCCAGAAAGGAGCGAATGCAGACAGCAGAGTGAAATCAAGGCTCGTGATATGAATCTACCATATAGCAGTTCAATTTGGGTAAGTTTCAGTTGATTGCAAAATCACTCCATTTATCAAATCATGCACATACACAAACAAGCCTATCGATGAAGAAAATATACACTAGACCTCAAATCTGCTGAATGATTAAACCTTGACAATACTTACAAATTTGCTTTCCCTGTAGTACTGGTAAAACTCCTTCCAGTCGTCCCCGCTAGCTAGTCCTGCATAAATTATAATTCCTAGTCCTGCAGCCAGCGATATCTGATGTGTAATGGCGTTAACTTGCATTTtctcaagtagagaaatctatTTCAGAGACAGATTCATGATTCATGATATAGTATAGTGTTGGAGCCCCTAGTTTCAACAGGTCTTTTCTTAACAGCCCCTAGTATAGTTCAGATCTTTCCCCAAAAGGCATTGAATAGGCAACCTATTTGCTTTTCAAATCAATTCAACTGTGAAATGGCTAGAAGTAATTAAACAGAATCTCAAGCATCATATTGAATGTTGACATGAGGGTGTCTTCTCAGGTATGATGTGCTTTATGGTGTTACAAGTAATAATTACTTAAAAAGGGTCTAACAAGGGAGACAGTTCCATTTTCAGTGAACAGTTTCTTACCCCAGCAGTTATTTTGGATTCGAGAAAATTTAATGGCCATCTTCTGAGCTCGGTTTCTTCAactggaggtggtggtggacgCCAAAGGACAAAGTAAGGAAGAAGAGCATATACGCCCCCGAAAAATGAAAATGTCAGGAATGGCCAGACAGGGACTTTGCTTTTTGAGCTGCAGATATTAGGATTGGAATCAGGTATACAACTCCATAACTTCAACAGACATTCATATgaatgtttttaagaacagttgtAAAAAAGTAGTTTTTGGTAAGCgtttaaaaaatctttattaattatttttggaataaatttGTACGAAAAGTGAAAGTATCATACACTAAATATAGAATGCaatttttagaagtattttttatatttttaattattatttaaaatataattcaaaacaCTTAAACTTTGTGCTAAAAATTATCTGTTTtcacaataaattattttttgccaAGTTtgtaaaatgtgttttttgagttacaaaacttttttattttattttaaggaaaataaaactgttttcaataacaatttCCTGAATAAAGTGTCCTATGCTTCAtgaccaaaaatgaaaatatccatgatattttcaacatttccattgaaatatcaaatatcCATAGGTTGGGGCACTGATATTGAAGAAGGGGTCCGATATTTTGCTCATATCTGATTATCCTCCGGTATAAATATCATATAGAATTTTGAATATTTCACTCATATATGAATATCCTCCTACACAAATATATATGGAATTTCAAATGTGACACAAAGAGAAATCTAGTAATTTCTTATTCATAATAAGTACTCGTAAAATCCAATCATTCTTTTCTTcaaaactgatattttcatttataaagaaCCTTTCCACAAGAAGGTAGTTGGACAACAAGTACTCGGCTTGCTTCTTTGGCTGTTG
The window above is part of the Vitis riparia cultivar Riparia Gloire de Montpellier isolate 1030 chromosome 12, EGFV_Vit.rip_1.0, whole genome shotgun sequence genome. Proteins encoded here:
- the LOC117926468 gene encoding long chain acyl-CoA synthetase 8; translated protein: MGDSEGGFSNPSILENLVYGVVGAVVFGVLVPSLFSIILVGKKKVKQRGVPVEVGDELGFAMRNSRYTELVEVPWEGATTIAALFEQSCGKHSRDPFLGTRKLINREFITAGDGKKFEKVHLGEYQWETYEEIFNRACNFASGLIKLGHNVDSHVAIFSDTQAEWLIAFQGCFRQNITIVTIYASLGEDALIHSLNETQISTLICDSKQLKKLASISSRLEMIKNVIYFDNAASDSDFSGDMSNWTVSTFSEVEKLGKENPVHPRLPSKTDIAVVMYTSGSTGLPKGVMMTHGNIVATAAAVMTVIPELGSKDIYLAYLPLAHVFELAAETVMMSAGCAIGYGSALTLTDTSNKIQKGTKGDASMLKPTLMATVPAILDRVRDGVLKQVEAKGGLAKKLFNIGYKRRLAAVEGSCFGAWGLERVFWDAIVFKKIRSLLGGHIRFMLCGGAPLSGDTQRFINICMGAPIGQGYGLTETCAGATFTEPDDPNVGHVGPPLPCAYIKLVSWEEGGYKTSDKPMPRGEVVVGGYSITAGYFNNEEKTKEAYKVDERGMRWFYTGDIGQFQPNGCLEIIDRKKDIVKLQHGEYISLGKVEAALMGSNYVDNIMAYADPLHNYCVALVVPSHQVLEKWAEAAGIKYKDFSELCNKEETVGEVQQSLSKVAKAAKLDKFETPAKIKLVAEQWTPESGLVTAALKLKREQIKTKFKDDLVKLYERSM